GTCAAGCTCTTCCGGGTTCGGCTCTATGTTTCCTTTCAAAAAAACATCCatgtccacatgatgaacatgaacaattcttgCCATCCCTAGCATAATGTCAACGACACATACATACATGTGTTCAATAGTTAGCCATAGTCGAAACAAATCAAGCTAGGATTTTCTACTCATACAACCTACCCCTAACACTTTTCCTACTTCAACAAACTCTACCATTCCAAAAAAAAACTTGGTTTGACTTGCCAAATCAAGCTAGGGTTTCACATCTAGATCCAACTAAATCCATCAATACATTGGATGAAAAGAAGGGGATCGGAGGAGATTACCTGAAGGAACGGGTTGGGAACGAACTCCACGGACAGATCTGTAGAAATCCACCAAGATTTGAGGGAGATTTTGGTAGGGGAGAGGTGGGGTGCATGGTTGGTGGAGAGCAGCTGGAGGAAGAAACTGAGCAGAACAAATGAGGCTGAGTCGGGCTGAGGCGGCTGCTCATGGGAGCGACGCCACACATTCATGCCACGTCGGTTGGTCAACACCACGCAGGCTCGAgccagtggcggagccagaacAATACTCATGTGTAGTCAGCTTAAAACTGTGTAGTCAAATACATGTATTCATATGaatttttcattatttttttatataatttCTGCCTATGTAGCTGAAAACTGTGTAGTCAATTAACTACACAGGTATAgcctggctccgccactggctCGAGCGAGCCACGTATGACACGATGTGTGGCGCCGTTTCCACGGGCATTACATAGATAGGTGTGACGCTGTTCGTATAGAACGCCGCACAAGAGGATTAGAGACAAAAGGATTGACCGGGGGTCATTTCGCACGATCTTTCCCATTTTTGTATAAATCGCCATTTTACTGCGCCGCAGCTTTTGCAACGGCCGCAGAAACCGAACTCAAAATTCAAACTCACTCGCCAGGCTCTGAACCCTCGTCTTCCGCACCCCGATACGTGTCCCCTCCTTCTCCCTTCTTCAAGGCGAAGCCCCATCCATGGCCATGGCGTCCCGGGAAGgtacaaaccccaaaccctagccgcgccAACCATCCTCCGCCAGCCCCTTACTGACCCAATCGCACTCTCTCCGCGCAGGCGCTCGCGGCGACGACGCGTGGTCCGAGATCTTGGCCagtggcggcggcgacggcggcggggccCACATCGGCGCGGTCTACGTGCGCCGCCGGGCGCAGGAGgcgtcgcggcagagaaacgcggaCGCGTAAGTGCCGGGTTCGCCGACCTTGCGGGATTCGGTCGGTCCTAGGGTTTCGCTGATCCCCGCCATGTTTTTTACTGCCGCTCAGGAGGGTCAGCTTGGCGGCTGCCGAGAACCGGCCGAGCTTCGTGCCGATCAGGAGGAACAGCTGGAACCGGGCGCTCTCCATCAGGTGCGTGCGTGCGCGCGCGGATCTCCATTTCTTTCGATCTCTGTCATTTTACGAATGTGTTTGGCTGCTGGCATGTGCTGAAATCGTTGTTCTGCTGTAATTAAGTCTTGGTTGTTTTTCTTAATCTGGTCAAAACAAGTAAATAAGTTCAGTTAGTAATCTACCTTGTCTGTACGAACGTCTTTTGTAAGCATGGGCAACGAGACAGCCCTGAACCTTATGTGAGGAGGTTCAGCTTAACAGGGAAGCTTTCTGAAAGTCTTGTTCGTCAGTTAGCATATCGTTAAGGTTTTTTGTTTTCCCTTTAGCAACCCCTTGCATAACTTGTTGGTGGGATTCTGTGGTGTTTGAATCCAAATCTGGATGTGTCTGTCTCCTCTCTTTTTTATTGTAGAGCTAGCAATTTGGTGTTCAATAAGAAATATTGGGATGCAGAGGAGGTTTCAACCACCTTTTTCGTTTTTCTTTTTGGAATTTTAGCGAATCAGGTATCTTATAAAAAAACTCTGACCCATGGGCACTAGCACCCAGCGCACTTTTTAAAGAAGTGAGGCACCCTGGGGAGGATGGGCACTAGTGTCTGTGAATCATGTTATTTTGTATGTCACTATATTGTACTTCGAAATTACATTGATTTTCCGAGGATTTTCAAGTGTGTAACAAGTCTTACGTCCCTGCGATGGCAGAGCTACTATTTACCTGAAGGATACACATATTTAATTGGCACAACTAGCTGGTTCATGCACTTATCTGAAAAAGTATCAATTATAGCGACCTAGATGGAATTCATTCAAGATTTGAAACATTTGGTGCaattattttgtatttgtgtttTGTTTCAGAAAATTTTTGCTCATAAAAATATTGCAGCTGCTATTGTTCTTGTAAACTGAAAATAAATTTGGGTCGAGAAATTTGTTTTCTCGAATTGTACGTCCTGTGCATTATCTTCTTTGTTTGCTCATCGAAGATTTTCCCATTAATTACTGCAATTTAGTACTATGGATCTCTTAACACCTTTTTAGCTAACATTATTTGCTGAAACTTGATAGAGGGCGGGAAAGTATATTTTTTGCCCCGGGCACAAATATCCAGCCTCAGCAGAAACCCAGCAGAGCGCTCAAACGACCACCAAAGCCATGTAACAGAGAGGTACTGCTCACATTTTTCAGGCATATTTTCTGATAATGTTGCTTGGGAAAAAGggtttgatgttgttgttgtattTTCGGATAATGTTGAAGTTGCTTGCCTTTTAAGTTTGCTTCCCTTTTACAGAAAAATACTCATTGGGGGGCACCTGACTTGAGGAAAGAAAAAACTTATTTTGAAGAAGtagatgcttttgagttgatggaAGAGAGCCCTTCACCCAAGAACTTCGGCACTTGGACTAGAGGAATAGAGCAGAATATCACCGTGCATGATCTGTCTGCAATATTGGAGAGGTGGAAAATCTCCAAGATTGCAAGATGTGCAACATCCAGTCCCTTGTTTGATATCATGGAAACCCCACTCTTACCATCAGTCCTCAGTAACTGTAGCACTGATAAATATTCTGGCGAGAGTTTTAAAACCCCTGAAAAGGATAGAATCTCAGGGATGCACCCTACGAGAAGGACAATCCCTTCAGGGTATACTATCAACAGTTTAAAGAACATTTCAGCCGAAACCAGCATTGACAAATCCTTTAGTGAACTTAAGATTAAGGATGAACCCACGCGCACCAGCATTCCATCATTAAGTGGTGAAGCTCTGACTGCCTTTGCACAACTTCTCATGGTTTGCGGGCAATCTGTACCAGCTACTTTAGGAGACGTTTTTTCTACTTATTGGTACGTGTTTCAACCTTCCATGTAAATTTCTTTAACTCTGTTTTATTGCGCAGTTAGAAGATCAGTTTGTCATAACATGTTAAAAATTAGTTAAGTAGAAAAACCAAAACCCCATTTTTATTCACCTACAATGTTGCTTTTATTTATCACTTAACAAAGATGTTTGTGCAAACAGCACATTAGGCAGCATAGTCAAGCTTGGCGAAGGAACGTATGGGGAAGCCTACAGGGCTGGAAGCACTGTCTGTAAAGTGGTTCCCTTCGATGGAGATTCATTGGTCAATGGAGAGACTCAGAAGGTTTATTTCTTTCATATATATTGTTGTCCACTCTGAAATGTTCTGCTACTCATTAGATTGTTCTGTTTTGTAGAAATCAGAAGAAGTACTTGAGGAAGCTTTGCTTTGTCTAACACTCAATAACCTGAGATCGGACCGGGGGGCTAAGGGGAAAGAATATTCCTGCAATGGGTTCATTGAAACTAAAGAGTATGCTTCTTTCGCGATGCTTGCTGTGGAAAAAAATGCACATACACAATTTTACTGCACATATATCACTTTGTCTAAAGAATTTATGTTATACCCTCAAGATGTTGAAATCATAAAAATGAGTAAGCCTGTCCGACACAACAAGATACTTGATTTTGTTTGCGCATGGTCGTGCATACCAGTTTATGGGTATTTCTATATGGTCCTCAATATTGTGTGTTTGCAGCTTGTGGGTCCTCAATTTTTTTATTTGCAGCTTTTGGGTCTGTCAGGGACCATATGACCCATCACTCGTTAGAGCTTGGGAAGATTGGGATGCTAAATATGTATCTGAGAATGATCATCCAAATGTTTTTGCAAAAGATCAGGTAAGAGCTTAGGTCAGATGGAGCACAACATTCACTCACTGTGGTGGAGCATGAACAAGAACTGAGGATCATGTTTCTCAATTACCTCCCTCACGCAGATAGTCTTTTGTTTCAGTGTTATATTATCTTCGTACAAGCCGATGGTGGGAGAGACCTTGAAAAATTCTCTTTACTCGACTACAATGAGGCTCGCAGTTTACTGCTTCAAGTATGCACTTGGCATTTTCTAAGCTTTGACATTTTACTTTATAACTACAAAGTTGTTAGGTAATCATAAAACTTCCATGATGCAGGTCACTCTCTCCTTAGCTGTAGCTGAAAGTGCCTGCGAATTTGAACACCGAGATTTGCATTGGTTTGCTCTTTCAGCTCTGTTTCTCATTCATGTCTATAGCCTGCGGTTGCATGTTGTTTATTTCTTGTTGCTTTGTAGTTTTAGCTGTTAATGGTTACTTACCGGCATGACGTGCATGGCAGGGGTAATATTCTTTTGGCTCGAGATGAAATTCCAGACAAGAACCGCACAATGACCGCTACTCTTCAAGGGAAGAGGATTTGTGCTAGAACTTTTGGTTTGAGCATCTCCATAATCGATTTCACTCTTTCTCGGATCAATACAGGTGCTTACGTTGCCTTTTTGTTAGGAATACATTGTGTGTATATTCTTTGTGCTTTCCCACTCCTCTGCAGTTCATCTTGCTCCCCATATGTTCCCAACTTCCTGTTACCTTGATAACCTTTTCCTTGTAATATTAATCTCCAGGGGATGCCATTCTCTTTCTTGATCTGTCTGAGGACCCTGAATTATTTAAAGGACTAAAAGGAAACAAGCAGGTTTTCAGATGATCATTATTCGTATTTCCATGATAAACCTTTTTTGAGCTATTTTAACGCATGCTTCTCGTATATGCAGGCAGAAACTTATCGCAAAATGAAACAGATTACAAAGGAATACTGGGAGGGCAGGTACATTTATATGTGTCAGCAGAGTTTTCTTCACAATACTATTTGGGATCAAGTCATACCTTGCTATCGTTGCTTAAAAACGCCCATAGCTTGTAGCATGTATAAATTCTTGTTCTCACCGGGGGTTCTTCGCTTGCAAAAAATTTGTGCATAAATGCATAATCAGCTATCAGTAAATGGACCTAGAAAACAAAATAGGAGATTATATAAATATGAATTAGCTATTACTTTTGAACTCAAAAATTTGCAGACCCGACAAGATCTGATCATGTACTTGTTGCAGCTTCCCACAGACAAACGTTGTCTGGTTAATTTACCTTGTGGATATTGTGCTACAGAAGAAATACGAGGTGTGTCACACTTTTCTGATAATTCTAGCATTTGTATGTGCTTTGGCATTCCCGGAAAATGAAAATTGCGAGATTCTCAATCTTTGTGAACACTTTGCTAGACGTGCACCAGCAAGGACGAGAGGGACCTCCGGTCATTCAAGAAACGGCTTTCTTCATGTGGTTCTGCTAGAGATTGCCTCGCAGATCCCATTTTCAGTGATCTGCTGTCAGAAGAGGAAGATGCCTAACCTTTCATTAGTTTAGGATTTAGCGTTTATGTGCTTTTGATTAGCTTACCTGCGAGAAAGATGATTAGATTGCTTACATGACTACTTGTATATATCGATGTAGTATGTAAGCTATGTGTTTGATGCAGTCGAGCCTGCCCATGGTAGGTCGCAGCAAGCATTGAGCCCAGCACGCCGCTTGAGGCTGAGATTTACGGAAGCAAGCGTTGAACCCGTATGTTCAAGATTACGTCGTGTACTTTGATTTATGAGGTGCGAAGCTACTGAGAATCCTTTGATCGGGAATGCTCTCACCAGAGTTTAGTGCCAAACGGGGCACCACATCAACTGACATTCTTCCCCCCTTTGGATAAATTTTAACTAGATTTGCTTCTCTTCTTTTTTTATGAGTGAGCAAATCTAGTTTGAAAAGTATCAGGGGCAGCGAGAACCGGCATCTGATTGCCACAGGGTCTCTATCCATGCCATTGATTAGTCCTTATGAAATGCGCCATTATTGAGTTTCATTTTACTTTTGCATGCACAATATTGTTTTGGTATTTAAAGGTTTGCTGGACTCTATTAGTAGTCGCTGCTCCTATGGCATTCGCTAAAACTTCCCCTCACACGGTGAATATCCTGGGTAAGGGCTGGCTTGAACCCGTGCGTGAAGGTGCTGGAGAAACAAGAGGCGGTCTAGGTTATTGCGTCCCGGCACAACATTTGTCCGGCCCCCTTTTCTTGCAGTTAAGGATATCAATGGGTAGAATATGAGTATGGTAGAGAACCAACgtaaggttgggtggttaggagtacATCTGGGCAtttctcgggccgggccgggtttcGGGCCAGGCCCGAAAAAGCCCGAACCAAAAATCccaggcccgagcccggcccggcccgaccttCGGGCTTACAAATCGGGCCCGAACAGAGAAAAGCCCGGCCCGACAAGCCCGTCCCGAAATAGGCTTAAATCACATTTTCTGtaagcccgagcccggcccggcccgatgtTCGGGCTCCAAAATCAGGCCCGAACCCGGCCCGACAtgcaagcccggcccggcccggcccgggattttcgggctgggtcgggccgggccgtccgggccgggctgcccatgcccagttctagttaggaggatggttgtactcccagcccaccagagttcaaaggaggtgccgttcccgtcgacagcgagacgcCTTCCGAGTAGGAATATTTGGATATGATCAAACAAGACTCCgaaaaattgaattcaaatattacgtactccctccgttccgaaAGAATGCCACatatttatctaaatttagatgtatctatataTTAAATCATgcctagatacatttaaatttaaacATATCTTCAACCTTTTTGGAACCGAGTGGGTAGTAAAAATAGTGAAAGAATACTTTTGGAATGTCGAGGTGGTTCCATTCTCTTTCTTGACCTGTCTAACGACCCTAACTTGTTTTAAACAACCGAAAGGAGACGCGCATACCCAAAAAAATGGCAAACTTTTCATATTATATGATACAGCCATAAACTCAAGTCTACTATGTATACAAAccatttctagagttgataggaAGCATACTTTCACTATGTTAATCATTTCACCTTTTTTGCAATTTTCTTGGTAATTATTTCTATTTTGAATACCCATTAAATAAATCCTGGGCCAACCCATGGACACGCAGGTTTTCAAATGATGAATTTTCGGATTTCCATAATAAACCCTTTTGAGCTATTTTAAATTTTTAATGCATGGTTCTCGTAAGTGCCGCTAGAAGCTTACCcggaaatgaaaaaaaaaacaaggaatGCTGGGGATCGCAGGTAAATTTACATATTGACAAGAGATTTTTCTTTACCATAAATATGCCAATAGCAGTCATTTCTACTTCATCCGTCTCGAAAAGGATGTtaaagatttgtctaaatttgaatctCACATTGAACAGAAATTATTATCATGGCTCTTCACTTGCAGAAAAAAAAAAGGCATCATGGATATTTTGGTACAGGAGAGATCCGAGGTGAGTATTTTCAGGGAACGACAACCGATGTGGCACTTCCCTAGATGTGGCACGACAAATACAAGAGGGTCTCGGGTCGTTCAAGTGACGGGTTTCCTCATGCCCTTCTGCAGTTCTGCTAGAGCTTCCCTTGATGAGTTCCTTGATAGTTGATAATCCATGTTCAGCGATCTGCTAGTCGAGGATGCTAGTCGAGGATCTGCGCTAAGCATATACACAACCAAGAAAGCCACATGCTTATAATTCACAAAGACCAGGAAAATAAATGGACAACATCGATCTCGTACTTCTCAGCACTAAGCATATACACAACCAAGAAAGCTGGGTGATTTGCAAAAGGCACACACACAACCGAAGTGCCACCAATGATCTGAAGCTAACAACACTGATGCCGAAAGAATGAACCAATTGAAGAAAATTACATAGGAGACACTATACAAGCTCAAATGGAAGAGTTAACAATGCGTGTTTTGGCTTCTGCAGAAGACATCCCAAATGCTCAGAGCATTCTGAAACCATCTATGGATAGCAGTTTCCGGTTCTGTGCTGGAGGTGCAGGAGGTGCCAGTCCTGGGATGTCTGGGATGTTTTTGTTATGTGGGTTGACGATCTGGAGACACGGATATCAAATCAGAA
This region of Lolium perenne isolate Kyuss_39 chromosome 2, Kyuss_2.0, whole genome shotgun sequence genomic DNA includes:
- the LOC127331959 gene encoding serine/threonine-protein kinase haspin homolog, producing MAMASREGARGDDAWSEILASGGGDGGGAHIGAVYVRRRAQEASRQRNADARVSLAAAENRPSFVPIRRNSWNRALSIRGRESIFFAPGTNIQPQQKPSRALKRPPKPCNREKNTHWGAPDLRKEKTYFEEVDAFELMEESPSPKNFGTWTRGIEQNITVHDLSAILERWKISKIARCATSSPLFDIMETPLLPSVLSNCSTDKYSGESFKTPEKDRISGMHPTRRTIPSGYTINSLKNISAETSIDKSFSELKIKDEPTRTSIPSLSGEALTAFAQLLMVCGQSVPATLGDVFSTYCTLGSIVKLGEGTYGEAYRAGSTVCKVVPFDGDSLVNGETQKKSEEVLEEALLCLTLNNLRSDRGAKGKEYSCNGFIETKDFWVCQGPYDPSLVRAWEDWDAKYVSENDHPNVFAKDQCYIIFVQADGGRDLEKFSLLDYNEARSLLLQVTLSLAVAESACEFEHRDLHWGNILLARDEIPDKNRTMTATLQGKRICARTFGLSISIIDFTLSRINTGDAILFLDLSEDPELFKGLKGNKQAETYRKMKQITKEYWEGSFPQTNVVWLIYLVDIVLQKKYETCTSKDERDLRSFKKRLSSCGSARDCLADPIFSDLLSEEEDA